Proteins from a genomic interval of Phlebotomus papatasi isolate M1 chromosome 3, Ppap_2.1, whole genome shotgun sequence:
- the LOC129805376 gene encoding aspartate aminotransferase, mitochondrial-like encodes MVSSPALVLVSKSLLRNCNGVSSVLAQRASSTWWGDVKMGPPDAILGIAEAFKKDPNPKKINLGAGTYRDDNGKPYVLPSILKAEQRITESRMDKEYAPISGYPEFTKHAIALALGDDNPVLSAGRNATVQSISGTGALRVAAAFLNSFFPGSREIYLPVPSWGNHVPIFKHAGLQINSYRYYDPKSCGLNFTAALEDISKIPERSIVLLHACAHNPTGVDPRREQWKELSAVIKQRNLFPFFDMAYQGFASGDIDNDAFAVRQFLADGHDIILTQSFAKNMGLYGERAGAMTVVCRDKDEAERVLSQVKILIRPMYSNPPIHGARLVTEILKDNQLRSEWLKDVKGMADRIIGVRQDLRTALEKLGSPRNWQHITDQIGMFCFTGMDQAQCERIIKDYSVYLTKDGRISMSGVNSKNVQYLAESIHAVTK; translated from the exons ATGGTGTCCAGTCCAGCACTAGTTTTAGTATCCAAATCTCTTTTGAGGAATTGCAATGGAGTGTCAAGTGTTCTGGCACAGCGGGCAAG TTCAACGTGGTGGGGAGATGTGAAAATGGGGCCTCCGGATGCAATTTTGGGAATAGCAGAGGCTTTCAAGAAAGACCCAAATCccaagaaaattaatttgggTGCGGGTACGTACAGGGATGACAATGGGAAGCCCTATGTGCTACCGAGTATCCTCAAAGCTGAGCAGAGAATCACTGAGAGTCGCATGGACAAAGAATATGCTCCAATCAGTGGCTATCCGGAATTTACTAAACATGCCATTGCCCTGGCTCTCGGAGATGACAATCCCGTCCTCTCTGCCGGTCGCAATGCCACTGTCCAGAGCATTAGTGGAACAGGAGCTCTCAGAGTGGCAGCAGCCTTCCTCAATTCCTTCTTCCCAGGCTCTCGTGAAATCTACCTGCCAGTGCCTTCCTGGGGCAATCATGTGCCCATCTTCAAACATGCTGGACTCCAAATCAACTCCTACCGCTACTACGATCCCAAATCCTGTGGTCTCAACTTTACTGCAGCTCTCGAGGATATTTCT AAAATCCCTGAGAGATCCATCGTCCTGCTCCATGCTTGTGCCCACAATCCAACTGGAGTAGATCCGCGTCGTGAGCAATGGAAAGAATTGTCTGCGGTGATCAAGCAGCGAAATCTCTTTCCCTTCTTCGATATGGCTTATCAGGGTTTTGCCAGTGGGGACATTGACAATGATGCCTTTGCTGTGCGCCAGTTCCTGGCTGACGGACATGATATCATCCTCACGCAGAGCTTTGCCAAGAATATGGGTCTGTATGGAGAACGAGCTGGTGCTATGACAGTTGTGTGTAGGGACAAGGATGAGGCCGAGAGGGTTCTGTCACAGGTGAAAATCCTCATTCGTCCAATGTACTCCAATCCACCCATTCATGGTGCCAGGCTAGTGACTGAGATCCTCAAGGATAATCAACTGCGATCTGAGTGGCTGAAGGATGTCAAGGGAATGGCTGACAGAATTATTGGTGTGCGACAAGATCTGAGGACAGCATTGGAGAAATTGGGATCACCGAGGAATTGGCAACATATCACTGATCAAATTGGAATGTTTTGCTTTACGGGAATGGATCAGGCACAGTGTGAGCGAATTATCAAGGACTACAGTGTCTATTTGACCAAGGATGGACGTATCTCAATGTCAGGAGTGAATTCAAAGAATGTCCAATATCTTGCAGAGTCCATTCATGCTGTCACAAAGTGA
- the LOC129805373 gene encoding uncharacterized protein LOC129805373: protein MCAACTSGQKISNRKILLKLSASNMCIFLDPTALPIDLRQTQADSGVHLDDNTQLGSHSSKIYATMVELQKSSVSDYSAMDDDCDEVEWIEFEDDISEPCNTDSDSIIIQPQKEHFHRLALEVGQQR from the exons ATGTGTGCAGCATGCACTTCAGGCCAGAAGATATCAAACAGAAAAATACTTCTAAAACTCAGCGCTTCAAATATGTGCATTTTTTTGGATCCAACTGCTCTTCCGATT GACTTAAGGCAGACACAAGCAGATTCTGGTGTTCATCTTGATGACAATACACAGCTTGGGAGTCATAGTTCGAAAATCTACGCTACAATGGTAGAACTCCAAAAGTCATCCGTCAGCGACTACAGTGCCATGGACGATGATTGCGACGAAGTCGAGTGGATTGAATTCGAAGATGACATATCGGAGCCATGCAATACGGACAGTGATTCGATAATTATACAACCTCagaaggagcatttccaccgtttagctctggaggttggtcagcaacgctaa
- the LOC129805374 gene encoding uncharacterized protein KIAA2013 homolog: MKFKVDTADFMRRMRRLHDTNYNLSYRRLFFILLGIAVILLYLGPTIFRWFFGAPEVPKDPLLHCMDDRLTPFYVPSMEFNANIRHNPAFPHERNIIPYVGNGYFGLEIQEDAHLNIKTGRTLTLPVYFHPIVSVSSKNAGNQEATAVDYLSGIVHRFQCFEDGYFVNYKYYAHRTMPNVLVQEIQVTNTKNQLIDVELIPPRISDWPTAVSQIKHLQHGSNIIEYQVVTGLVELNDHHGKAVTVSVVSRNMPRTWTLIKRGVTKLELLSTIVYSEPISVDMYLKAQVKDKTEKAAIEAMEKALQQAVHDDSEAGYYGFQRKHVRVWNSLWATGFEISTSKAENSLNGDRINATMYAVLSQVRSYEFEESVNPQRKSEIFNLLATEAEGCFDSHHTLQAETLWSEMSTLEELNSVTGSWMLTLEKQGCHNLIRAGASGLIQAMVLSFGGFRFSNQHLEMNIHPKYLHREYNFRRLNYGNMTHVNVSVSVKDDNKAVLYVALDRSDRNYYACDAGCLDDPVPLSQTRRRFPVKLTEPLTAILYITADRQHIEELHHAIHVKEVVEAPAHEHHVIALHKHGHHLAGLPKIFWISVCALIVVFHIFLCKLIVKEYCEPPDKMRYRYRKP, from the coding sequence ATGAAATTCAAAGTGGACACTGCTGATTTTATGCGTCGCATGCGACGTCTTCATGATACCAACTATAACTTATCATATCGCCGGCTATTTTTCATCCTTTTGGGCATAGCTGTTATACTTCTCTATCTTGGCCCAACAATTTTCCGGTGGTTCTTTGGGGCACCTGAAGTACCTAAAGATCCTCTACTTCACTGCATGGATGACCGCTTGACACCTTTCTATGTACCATCGATGGAATTCAATGCCAATATTCGACATAATCCGGCTTTTCCACATGAAAGAAACATAATTCCCTATGTGGGAAATGGCTATTTTGGTCTGGAGATTCAGGAGGATGCTCATCTTAACATCAAGACGGGTCGTACATTAACACTACCTGTGTATTTTCATCCAATTGTGTCGGTGTCATCGAAAAATGCTGGGAATCAGGAAGCTACAGCTGTGGATTATTTATCGGGGATTGTTCATCGGTTTCAGTGCTTTGAGGATGGGTATTTTGTCAATTACAAATACTATGCTCACAGGACGATGCCAAATGTTCTTGTGCAGGAGATCCAGGTGACCAATACGAAGAATCAATTGATTGATGTGGAATTAATTCCGCCGAGAATATCGGATTGGCCAACGGCCGTTTCTCAGATTAAGCACCTCCAGCATGGTTCCAATATCATTGAGTACCAGGTTGTGACGGGTTTGGTGGAATTGAATGATCATCATGGTAAAGCTGTGACAGTTTCTGTGGTATCCAGAAATATGCCACGAACGTGGACACTGATAAAACGTGGTGTCACGAAGTTGGAACTCTTGTCCACAATTGTTTACTCTGAACCTATTTCCGTGGATATGTACCTAAAGGCACAGGTGAAGGATAAGACGGAAAAGGCAGCTATTGAGGCAATGGAGAAGGCACTCCAGCAAGCAGTTCACGATGACTCTGAAGCGGGTTACTATGGATTTCAGAGGAAGCATGTTCGTGTGTGGAATAGCCTATGGGCTACTGGCTTTGAGATTAGTACCAGCAAAGCTGAAAATTCCCTCAATGGTGATCGTATAAATGCCACAATGTACGCTGTTCTGTCTCAGGTGAGATCGTATGAATTTGAGGAGAGTGTTAATCCACAGAGAAAGTCAGAGATCTTCAATCTCCTGGCCACAGAGGCTGAAGGATGCTTTGATAGTCACCACACCCTCCAAGCTGAGACACTTTGGAGCGAAATGTCGACTCTGGAGGAACTAAATAGTGTCACGGGTTCTTGGATGTTGACACTGGAAAAGCAGGGATGTCATAATTTGATCAGAGCTGGCGCTAGTGGCTTAATCCAAGCCATGGTGCTGAGTTTCGGTGGTTTCCGCTTCAGTAATCAACATCTGGAGATGAATATCCATCCAAAGTATCTACATCGGGAGTACAATTTCCGGCGATTGAACTATGGCAACATGACCCATGTAAATGTGTCGGTTTCCGTGAAGGATGACAACAAGGCTGTTCTCTATGTGGCTCTGGATCGCTCAGATAGGAATTACTATGCCTGCGATGCTGGCTGCCTCGATGATCCAGTTCCACTGAGTCAGACCCGAAGGCGCTTCCCCGTGAAGCTCACTGAGCCTCTTACGGCAATTCTCTACATTACAGCCGATCGTCAGCACATTGAGGAACTCCATCATGCCATTCATGTGAAAGAAGTGGTTGAGGCTCCTGCCCATGAGCATCATGTGATTGCTCTGCACAAACACGGTCACCATTTGGCTGGTCTGCCCAAAATCTTTTGGATTAGTGTGTGTGCTCTTATTGTCGTCTTCCACATCTTTCTGTGCAAGTTAATCGTGAAGGAGTACTGTGAGCCTCCGGATAAAATGCGCTATCGCTACAGAAAGCCCTGA
- the LOC129805375 gene encoding BRCA2-interacting transcriptional repressor EMSY-like has protein sequence MWPTTVDMTRDECRSRLRHLELDAYSSVVSTFRAQGHLTDKKLGVLKDLQAILHISADRHRCEVRRVAYDEELNTVATKIYGQNTAHEWSKEGRRTFPFFPRDTIHTALMPAADAAAEEGARQNSTLPYPSDTERMHKPLEQTGTVPVVTENELVSKTAARKDVKRSLVSLETSPVAKRRIVQAPLGTKGKEVVEVRREMPDKKNPKRLKNLKWTSPKKSPMSDSEKSNLASRIMHSYASPAPIPATLKRSVSEIKSPIEEGGGGRVQLMPQIATSKKDITTNLTKLSQLGTSGKAVVKKVENPGELLKNWGEEERAPRIPITVQGAVKKVNLTSNSLATLITANGGNIIKKIPSTITNVLQSPGIVKSITPSVITTASGQVVKPKVKIISQQITPAPLTPGTQVKIPAGLHLKTLQGRPDNIKIVTGPSGKMVLKAVNDPAVKAKVAPLKNLQTVVLPPKTTTIAPPVTSNNVLKIIKEPPKMFTVEPLENNVVVLDIQPEQAVQEEEGLSYASQITEDTPVDILPASEDVLDARANLRTIRVPKRPQQKVVTTDWEEELDTQTNHIRTRHKSGGEEDEVEYTYLPEGIEEDCEQIEEDEVTLEDSSMDMVDDAIVEEDYHENGQEDIEEETEEEHLVQAEDVNGGPTPKISIETLITAGQILESNEIAMREQECSGIK, from the exons ATGTGGCCGACAACAGTGGATATGACACGAGATGAATGCCGGAGTCGTTTGAGGCATTTGG AACTGGATGCATACTCGAGTGTTGTGAGTACCTTCCGGGCACAGGGGCATCTGACAGACAAGAAACTGGGTGTATTGAAGGATTTGCAAGCAATTCTGCACATTTCTGCTGATAGGCATCGCTGCGAAGTGCGAAGAGTGGCTTACGATGAAGAATTAAATACGGTGGCCACGAAGATTTATGGGCAAAATACAGCCCATGAATGGAGCAAGGAGGGACGAAGGACATTTCCCTTTTTTCCCAGGGATACCATACATACGGCTTTGATGCCAGCGGCTGATGCTGCTGCTGAAGAGGGAGCTAGACAAAATTCAACGCTGCCATATCCATCGGACACCGAGAGGATGCACAAACCCCTGGAACAGACGGGCACCGTGCCAGTGGTTACTGAGAATGAG TTGGTGTCAAAGACAGCAGCTCGTAAGGATGTCAAGCGATCTTTGGTGTCACTGGAAACTAGTCCAGTGGCCAAAAGGCGCATCGTTCAAGCACCTCTGGGCACAAAAGGTAAAGAAGTAGTGGAAGTACGTCGAGAAATGCCCGATAAGAAAAATCCCAAGAGATTGAAAAATCTCAAGTGGACCTCCCCGAAGAAATCTCCCATGTCTGACAGCGAGAAGAGCAATTTGGCCAGTCGGATTATGCATTCGTACGCCAGTCCAGCGCCAATTCCTGCCACTCTCAAACGAAGTGTCAGTGAGATAAAGAGCCCCATTGAGGAGGGTGGTGGTGGAAGGGTGCAGCTGATGCCCCAAATAGCCACATCGAAAAAGGACATCACGACGAATCTGACAAAACTCAGCCAATTGGGAACGTCCGGGAAGGCTGTTGTGAAGAAAGTTGAGAATCCGGGAGAACTACTGAAGAATTGGGGAGAGGAAGAACGTGCCCCAAGAATACCCATCACAGTCCAGGGAGCTGTGAAGAAAGTCAATCTCACGAGCAATTCACTGGCTACACTGATTACAGCCAATGGTGgaaatattatcaaaaagaTCCCATCGACAATCACAAATGTCCTGCAGAGTCCGGGAATTGTCAAATCAATCACACCGAGTGTCATTACGACGGCATCGGGGCAAGTGGTGAAGCCCAAAGTGAAAATAATCAGTCAGCAAATTACTCCAGCTCCACTGACACCCGGAACACAAGTTAAAATCCCCGCTGGATTGCACCTGAAGACCCTACAGGGGCGTCCGGATAACATTAAAATTGTCACTGGGCCATCGGGTAAAATGGTCCTAAAAGCTGTCAATGATCCGGCGGTAAAAGCTAAAGTGGCACCACTGAAGAACCTCCAGACAGTGGTTTTACCACCAAAAACCACCACAATAGCACCTCCAGTCACCAGCAATAATGTCCTGAAGATCATCAAGGAGCCACCGAAGATGTTCACGGTGGAACCACTGGAGAATAATGTAGTGGTGCTGGATATACAGCCGGAACAGGCTgtgcaggaagaagagggtctTAGTTATGCCAGTCAAATCACCGAAGACACTCCAGTGGATATCCTACCGGCCAGTGAGGATGTTCTGGATGCCAGAGCCAATCTCAGGACAATTCGTGTGCCAAAGCGACCCCAACAAAAGGTGGTGACAACGGACTGGGAGGAGGAACTCGACACCCAGACCAATCACATTAGGACAAGGCACAAAAGTGGCGGGGAGGAAGATGAGGTGGAATATACATATCTACCGGAGGGCATTGAGGAGGATTGTGAGCAAATTGAGGAGGATGAAGTGACACTGGAGGATAGCTCAATGGATATGGTGGATGATGCCATTGTGGAGGAGGATTATCATGAGAATGGGCAGGAGGACATTGAGGAGGAGACAGAGGAGGAGCATCTTGTACAAGCAGAAGACGTTAATGGAGGACCCACACCAAAAATCTCCATTGAGACTCTCATCACAGCTGGACAAATTTTAG AATCTAATGAAATTGCAATGAGGGAGCAGGAGTGCAGTGGCATAAAATAG